ACAGCTCGGCTACCGGGATATCGCGCTGATCGGCAAGGGCGCCTACGGCTTCGTGTTCGCCGGCCGGGCGCGCCGACCAGGGGGCGAGGTCGAGCATGTCTTCAAGTTCACCCGGGTGACGCTGCCCCAGCACCTGCAGGACCGGCTCGAGGAAGAGGCCTTCATGCTCGAGCAGGTCGACCACCCGCGGGTGCCTGAGCTGATCGCCTACCAGCGGGTTCGCAACCAGTCGATCCTGGTCATGGAGCGGGCGCCGGGGGAGAACCTCGAGGAGGTATCCTTGCGCCATGGTCGGCTGTCGCCGCGGCTGGTGGTGCACATCGCCGCCCAGCTGGCGGACATTCTGCGTCACCTGCGCCGTGAGTCGGGGCGGCGCAAGCCGCTGGTGCACGGTGACATCAAGCCCTCGAACCTAGTCTTCGATACGAAAACCGAACGTATCGCTCTGATCGATTGGGGCTCTTCGGTGTTCGCTCAGCTCGATGAGCGCCTGCAGCACGTGACCACCAACGTCATGGAGCTGATGTCCGACAACCTGCAGCAGACCAATGCCCGCCTGGGCGATGTCTATTTCATCGGCGAGGAGCAGTTGAGCGGTGCGCTGTCATCGCCACGCTTCGATGAGCAGGGCGCCGCCGGCACTCTCTATGCGCTAGCGTCGGGCCAATCGTGCCGCTTCGGCCATCGGGCCATTCCGGCGACGTCGCTGGGCCTGCCCATGGAGTTTGCCCGCATGCTGGATGCCATGCTTTCGCCGGACCCGGCGCTGCGTCTGCGGGCCGGGGATTACTTCCTTGACGAGATGCCGCGGCTGTCGCGCACCGTGATGATCGATCTCGACGACCCCCCCGAGACGCCGCTGCTGCCGGTGTGGGTGCGCCCGGCCGAGCGCGAGATCGATACCGTGGTGTACAGCTCGCGCAAGGCCTTCTTGCGTGAGGAAGGGGCGCCGGAGCAGATGAGCGAGGTCAACGACGTTCAGCTCGATCGCTACTACAAGAACTTCATGCAGGGCATGGGCGATACCGAGAAGGCCTTCCTGGCGGCGGTCAGCCGGCTCGGCCGCTATCCGGTGGTCGGGGGACTGGCGATCCGCTGGGAGACCGACGGTATCTATGTCGATATCTCACTGAACCTGCATGACCCGGCGCTGAAGGCGGCCTTCGTCAGCGCGGTCAATAACATGGTGCACCTGGCGAGGGCCATCTACCGCCGGGGGATCTTCAAGAGCTGCCTGTTCAATGCCCGGGAGACCCTGCATGTCGACCGGCTGGGCCCGGATCAGCCCTTTATTCTGACGCCAGACATGCGTCTGCCCTACGAGGTCAGCGCGGTACCCGAGCTCGAGGATCACACCCGGGTGCATTCCTACTTCGAGGATGGCCCGGACCCCGAGGAATTCCTGGTGCTGCCCGACGAGATCATCGTTTCCCTGGAGGCGCTCAATGCTATTCACCATACCGGGATGATCATCTTCGAGGCGCTGCCGACCCACCTGAAGATCCATAGCTACTATCGGCTGCTGGATCCCGCCCGTGAGGGCGAGTTTCGTAAGTGCCTGGATGACATCCTGGCGGCGGTGGGCCTGATCGAGGGGCTGGGGGTATCGGGTTTCATGAAGATGCCCTACAAGGACACCAAGTTCTTCGCCCATATCGAGCGTCTGCCGGACCGCTTCTATCCGAAGGATCCCCGCAACCGCTGACTCGGCAAAGAACAAAAAAGCCCCCGCAGGCGCAAACTGCGGGGGCTCGGCGTGCCTCGGCTTGGAATGTCAGGGCGGGGCGTCAGAGCGAGGCGGCCGCGCGCGCCGCCTGGTCATAGAGGCCCGACATGGCGCGCAATAGGCCAGCCATCTGGTGCATGTCCTCTCGGCCGATGCCCAGGGACGACAGCGATTCCACCAGGCAGGCCTCGCGGATCTCCGCGTAGCGCTGGCAGGCCGCGCGCCCCGCCTCGGTGGTGCGAAACAGGGTTTCCTTGCCCTGCTTCTCGCCGGCCACCAGATCGTGCTTGCCAAGCTTCTTCAGCGCGTAGGTGACGGTGTGGGTGTCCTCGACATTGAGTACCAGGCAGATATCCGCCTGGCGCTTGGCGCGTTCGCGGTGATTGACGCTGTGCAACACCAGCACGTCCAGCACCCCGAGCTCCGGTAATCCCGCCGCCGTCATGCAGCGCACCATCCAGCGGTTGAAGGCATGGCCGCAGATGTTCATGCCGAACTCGAACTCGGAGAGTTCCATGGCACTGCGTGACAGGTGCTCCGACGACACGATCGGTCCTAAACGACTCATGTCGGTGCGGGCGGTATTGCGATCCTCGCTCATCAACGGTTCCCCATGGCCTCGGGCAGGTAAGTAACGATCTGCGGAAACAGGGTGATCAGGATAACACCCAGCAGCATCAGGCCGAAGAAGGGCAGTGCGGCCCGGGCGATATGCAGGATGTTACGCCCCGTCATGCCCTGCAGCACGAAGAGGTTGAAGCCGACCGGGGGCGTGATCTGCGACATCTCCACCACGATCACCAGGTAGATGCCGAACCAGATCAGATCGATGCCGGCAGCCTCGACCATCGGCAGCATGATCGAGGTGGTCAGCACCACCACCGAGATGCCGTCGAGGAAGCAGCCCATCAGGATGAAGAACACCGTCAGCACGGCGAGCAGCATCATCGGGGAGAGTCCCTGGGTGGCGATCCAGGCGGCCAGGTCGCTGGGCAGGCCGGTGAAGCCCATGGCGGCGGTTAGGAAGGAGGCGCCGGCGAGGATGAAGGCGATCATGGTGGAGGTCTTGACCGCGCCGAGCAGGGCCTCCGTGAAGATCGACCGGCTCATGGCCCCCTGCAGCTTCGCCAGCAGCAGCGACAGCACCACGCCGACGGCGGCGGCCTCGGTGGGGGAGGCGATGCCGGCATAGATCGAGCCGATCACGCCGACGATCAGCGAGAACAGCGGAATCAGGCGCCGTGATGCCCGAAGCTTTTCCCGGAAGCTGACTCGGGTATCGGCAGGCGGCACCTTGTCCGGATAGCGCCAGGACCACAGCATCAGATAGCCGGTGAACAGGGTGATCAGCATCACGCCCGGCAGCACGCCGGCCATGAACAGGCGTGCGATGGACTGATCGGTGGCGACCGCAAAGACGATCAGGATGATCGAGGGCGGAATCAAAAGCCCCAGGGTCGCCGAACCGGCCAGGGTGCCGAGCACCAGGCGCTCATCGTAGCCGCGGCCAGTAAGCTCGGGGATCGACATCTTGCCCATGGTGGCGCAGGTGGCCGCCGAGGAGCCGGAGACGGCGGCGAACAGGCCACAGCCGACCACGTTGGTGTGCAAGAGGCGGCCGGGGATGCGTTGCATCCAGGGGGAGAGGCCGCTGAACATGTCCTCGGCGAGGCGCGAGCGGAACAGGATCTCACCCATCCAGATGAACATCGGCAGGGCGGTCAGCTCCCAGCTGTGGCTGGCGCTCCAGATATCGGAGGCCATCACGTCCCCGGTGGGTACGGAACTGAACTGGCTGATGGCGATCCAGGCCAGTCCCATCAGCGAGAAGGCCACCCAGACGCCGCTGCCGAGCAGCAGCAGCAGGGCAACCAGCAATACGGTCATCATGACGAGCATGGGAAATCTCCGCGCTTATTCGTGGCCGCCATCATCGACCGTGAAGGTCGCGGGCCGGGTCAGGGCAGTGGTCAGGGTGGACAGCCAGGCCTCGAACAACGCCAGGCAGAACAGTGCGGTGCCGGCGAGCATGACGCCTTGGGGAATCCAAAGCGGAATCGGCACCAGCCCGTAGGAGGTCTCATTGAAGGCGATGCTGTCGGCCAGCAGACGATACTCGTAGAAGGCCAGATAACTCGACAGCAAGAGCGCAAGGCTCAGGCACCACAGTTCGATGAAGACCCGGACCTTGGCCGGCAGATGGCCGATTAGCAGGGTCACGCGGATATGGCCGCCATTGACGAAGGTGTAGGCGAGTCCGAGGAAGCTGGCGCCGACCAGTAGGAAGCCGGAGATATCGGAGAGGCCGGGAATGGCCAGTCCCAGGCTGTCGAGGCCGAGTTGGGCGGCGGCCTTGTCGACGAGGCGGCCGACGATCTGGGCAGTAATCAGGGTGCAGATCAGGCACAGGCAGAAGGCCGCGCCATAGGCCCCGAGGTCATATATTGGGCGAAGACGAAAGGACATGGGAAATACCTGGGCAGGAGTCGCCATCCAGGGAGAGCGCCGACCGTGGCCGGCGCATCCCGATGAGATAGTGATTAACGGTCAGGAAGGCGTTACTTGGCGTCGCGGTAGGCCTTGAGGATCTGCATGCCCTGTTCGCCGGCGCGCTGGACCCACTCCTCGGTCATCATGCTGCCGATCCCTTCCAGGGCCTTGGCCAGTTCCGGGGTGGGCTCGCTGACGGCGATGCCGTTCTCCTCGAGGACCTTGACCGCATCCTGGGTTTCCTGGCGGCTCATGTCCCAGCCGCGCTGTTCGGCGGTCTCGGCTGCATCCAGGACGGCCTGCTGGGTGGTCTCATCCAGACGCGAGAAGGCGCGCTCGCTGACGATCACCATGTTCTTGGGCAGCCACAGCTGGGCGTGGTTGTAATGGCTCAGGAAGTCCCAGGCCTTGGAGTTGGCGCCAGTGGTCGGCGAGGTCACCATGGCATCGACACGGCCGGTGCTGAAGGCGGTGGGAATGTCGGGGTTGTTGACCTGGGTGGGCACCGCGTTGGCCAGCCCTGCCAGTCGTTCGCTGGAGCTGTTGTAGACGCGCATCTTGAGGTTGCGCAGGTCCTCGATTTTCTCGATGGACTGCTGGGCATAGATGCCTTGGGGCGGCCAAGGCACGGCAAACAGTAGGCGAAGGCCCTGTTGTTCCAGTTCCTCACCGATGATCTCGCGGGAGGCCTCCCACAGCGTCCAGGCATCCTCGTAGTTGGCGGCCAGGTAGGGTACGGAATCGACCTCGAAGATCGGGTTCTCGTTGGCCAGGCGCGACATGATCAGTTCGCCGGCCGGCACGATGCCCCGGCGCACGGAGTTCTTGATCTCGGCATGACCGATCAGCGAGCCGTTGGAATGCACGGTGATGTCCAGCTCACCATCGGTGGCCTCACGCACGTCATCGGCGAATTCGCGAATGTTCACGGTATGGAAGGTGCGATCGCCATAGGGCGTCGGCATGTCCCACTCGGTGGCAGCCTGAGCGTTGATGGCCAACGGCAGGGTGGCAGCGGCCATACCGAGGGTGGCCAGGGTGGCACTGGCAAGGGTCTTGGCGGTCATCGAGAAGTCCTCATTGTTATTGGTGAGGTTATTGTCGGCATCGTCGATCTCGTGCCATGCAGGGCATAACACGAAGGCGTCGAGACCAAGATACTTGAGGAAGATTAGGTTGAGGAAGTGGTGGCCGTCAACGATATTTCGACTAATTGGCGGCTTTTTAAAAATAAAATGTCGATAATTTATTTATGACAGCTGGGTGGCAGTGTGGTGCCGGGGCAGGGAAGCGACACCGACGAGGGCAAGAATATTTGCTCGGCCGGCGAGGGCGCAGCAATGGCGCAGGGTCGGGCGGTCGTCAGACCAGCCCGCGAGCCTGCATCAGGTCCGTGATGATCGGGACCGGGGTCATGATGTGCTCGAGGGTAAGCTCGCTGGCCCTTTCGGCATCCCGGGCGAGAATTGCATCGACGAGGGCGGCATGCTCTTGACGCTTGGTGGCCAGCGCCTGGTCGGAAAATACCGTCTGACACAACCACAGGTGACGATAGCGAGCGGCCTGGTCGAAGAGGCTCTCCCGGGCCATCAGCAGCTGGCGTGAGCCGCAGCCTTCGACCAGGGCGCTGTGGAACGCCTGGTGACGACGATCCCAGAGCTCCAGCATCTCTTCCGGGCCATGCACCTCGGCCACCTTGGCCAGAGTGTGCGCCTTGGCCAGCACCTCGGCCTCCCAGGCATCGTCGCCCCGCTCGATGGCCAGGCGCACCAGCAGGGCCTCGAGCTGAGCCCGGGCGTCGTAGATGTCGTCGAGTTCCTCGACCGACATGGGCGCCACGCGATAGCCGCGCTGGCTGATGGCCACCACCAGATGCTCCGCGACCAGTTGGGACAGCGCCTCACGCAGGGGGCTGATGCCCAGTGCGTACCGCTCTCTCAGTCGGCTCATCAAGAGCTTCTCACCCGGTTGGTAGACCCCGCGAATGATGTCCTGCTTCAGCCAGGCATAGGCACTGATGCCCATGTTCTGGCGGGGCTCGCCTTGCTGTGCAGGGCGCTTGTGTGGAGAGGAGTCCTGGGGAGAGGAGGGGGCCATAGGCGCTATCCATCACGGGAGAGTCAATAAGTGGCGACATGATACCGAATCCAGCCGGGCGGGCATAAGACGATGCAGTGCATTTATTTTGACGTATAGAGAAAATGTAGATATTTTTTATTATTGTAGTTTTTGGCGCGGCGAGGCTTGACGTTCGTGCGCCAGCATCCGTGAGCCCCGTGAATCGCTAGGGTCTCACCGCTTGCTTTGATCCATTCTGGAGGCCCCGATGACCGCCCTGACTTCGTTTGACACCACACTCGTGCCGAAGCCTGACCCTCTCGAGGGCTTCACCCTCACCCCGTCGGCGCAGTCGCCGCGCCTGCTCGAGCTGACCCTGCACCGCGGGGTGGTCGATGCTTTTCTCGAAGCGGTGGCCGAGTGGCCGGTGCAGGCACTGGAATACAAGTCCTTCCTGCGGTTTCGGGTCGCGAAGCTCCTGGATGATCTGTGCGGCAATACCCTACAGCCGCTACTGATCAACACCCTGGTCGACCGCCGCACAGGAGGCCTGTTGGTGACGCCCGAGGGGCTTGATCGGGTCGAGCAGGCCGAGGACATGGTCAAGGTCTCTACCGCGGTGGCGCACCTGATGGGGCGTTCCAATTTCGACGCCATGAGCGGCCAGTACTATGCCCGCTTCGTGGTCAAGAACGTGGATGAGTCCGACAGCTACCTGCGTCAGCCGCACCGGGTCATGGAGCTGCACAACGATGGCACCTTCGTCGAGCAGGACACCGATTACGTGCTGATGATGAAGCTCGATGAGCAGCACATGGAGGGCGGTAATTCGCTGCTACTGCACCTGGACGACTGGGAGGGGCTGTCGCGCTTCTATCATCACCCGCTGGCCCGGCGCGAGATGCGCTGGACGGCGCCGCCCAGCAAGAAGGTCGACAAGGACATCTACCATGCGGTCTTCGATGTCGATCGTGACGGGCTGCCGATCATGTCCTATATCGATCAGTTCGTGCAGCCCAAGGACTTCGAGGAGGGCAACTGGCTCGCCGATCTCTCCGATTCCCTGGAAACCAGCGAGCATCGCCTCTCGGTGCCGGTCCCCGTTGGCAGCTTCCTGCTGCTCAACAACCATTTCTGGCTGCACGGGCGTGACCGCTTCACGCCTCACCCCCAGTTGCGTCGGGAGCTGATGCGCCAGCGGGGCTACTTCACCCACGCCAAGACGCTACGCCAGCCGCGTCAGCGCTAGGCGTCGTCTGCAAACTGCCAGACGGCTTCACGAGCAGGACACTTCCCAACAGCGAGGCGATGCGGGTGTACGATTTCATCATTCTGGGTGGGGGCATTCTCGGCATGTCCACCGCCATGCAACTGGCCAAGGCCTATCCCGATTGCCGCCTGCTGGTGGTCGAGAAGGAGACGGGCCCAGCCCAGCACCAGACCGGCCACAACAGCGGCGTCATCCATGCCGGTGTCTACTACACGCCGGGCAGCCTGAAGGCGCGTTTCTGTCTCGAAGGCAATCGCGCCACCAAGGCGTTCTGCGATGCCCACGACATCCGCTATGACGAGTGCGGTAAGCTGCTGGTGGCCACCAACGCGCTGGAGATGGAGCGCATGCAGGCCCTGTGGGAGCGCACCGCGGCCAATGGCCTTGAGCGAGAGTGGCTCGAGGCAGATGCGCTCTACGAGCGTGAGCCCAATATCACCGGCTTGGGCGGGATCTTCGTGCCCTCCAGCGGGATCGTCGACTACGGCGAGGTGACGCGCGCGATGGCCGCTGAATTCGAGCGGATGGGGGGCGAAATTCGTTATTCCACCGAGGTGGTGGGCATCCAGGAGGGCTCCCACGAGGTGGTGGTGGAGACGCCTGAGGGTGCCATTCCCGGCAAGTTTCTGGTGACCTGCTCGGGCCTGATGGCGGATCGGGTGGTACGCATGCTGGGCGAGACGCCGGACTTCACCATCTGCCCGTTCCGTGGCGAGTACTATCGCCTGCCCGAGCAGCACCACCAGATCGTCAATCATCTGATCTACCCGATTCCCGATCCCGCGATGCCGTTTCTGGGCGTCCACCTGACGCGGATGATCGACGGCAGCGTCACCGTGGGGCCGAACGCCGTGCTGGCGTTGAAGCGTGAAGGCTATCGGAAATCTGATATCTCTCTGCCCGACATGGCCAGGATGTTCACTCACCCGGGCATCCTCAAGGTGCTCAAGGCCAACCTGCGGCCTGGGCTGATCGAGATGAAGAACTCGCTCTTCAAGCGGGGCTATCTCAAGGAAGTGCGCAAGTATTGCCCGAGCCTTACGCTTGAGGATCTCGAGCCCTATCCGGCCGGGGTACGGGCCCAGGCGGTGTCCCGCGAGGGTAAGCTGATCGACGATTTCCTGTTCGTCGACACCCGGCGCACCGTGAACGTCTGCAATGCGCCGTCGCCGGCCGCCACCTCGGCGCTGCCGATCGGCGCGCATATCGTCGAGCGAGTCAGACAGCGCCTGCCCCAGTAAATCACCAAACCTGGGTCGCATCGAGCTGGCGGATTCCCGGGGGCTGGCATATACCTGAAACGCTATCGCCGCGATCAGGGAGCCAGGTCATGCTGCACTCGATTCTGTTGGCCGTTAACGCCTCCACGGCCTCACAGGTGGCCGCCGCCCAGGCCGTCGATCTGGCTCGTCGC
The genomic region above belongs to Halomonas sp. YLGW01 and contains:
- a CDS encoding protein kinase, whose protein sequence is MTATSLQQFYIPEEQSIYLLSHDDAKKLKDWVALCQTQLEQLGYRDIALIGKGAYGFVFAGRARRPGGEVEHVFKFTRVTLPQHLQDRLEEEAFMLEQVDHPRVPELIAYQRVRNQSILVMERAPGENLEEVSLRHGRLSPRLVVHIAAQLADILRHLRRESGRRKPLVHGDIKPSNLVFDTKTERIALIDWGSSVFAQLDERLQHVTTNVMELMSDNLQQTNARLGDVYFIGEEQLSGALSSPRFDEQGAAGTLYALASGQSCRFGHRAIPATSLGLPMEFARMLDAMLSPDPALRLRAGDYFLDEMPRLSRTVMIDLDDPPETPLLPVWVRPAEREIDTVVYSSRKAFLREEGAPEQMSEVNDVQLDRYYKNFMQGMGDTEKAFLAAVSRLGRYPVVGGLAIRWETDGIYVDISLNLHDPALKAAFVSAVNNMVHLARAIYRRGIFKSCLFNARETLHVDRLGPDQPFILTPDMRLPYEVSAVPELEDHTRVHSYFEDGPDPEEFLVLPDEIIVSLEALNAIHHTGMIIFEALPTHLKIHSYYRLLDPAREGEFRKCLDDILAAVGLIEGLGVSGFMKMPYKDTKFFAHIERLPDRFYPKDPRNR
- a CDS encoding winged helix DNA-binding protein → MSEDRNTARTDMSRLGPIVSSEHLSRSAMELSEFEFGMNICGHAFNRWMVRCMTAAGLPELGVLDVLVLHSVNHRERAKRQADICLVLNVEDTHTVTYALKKLGKHDLVAGEKQGKETLFRTTEAGRAACQRYAEIREACLVESLSSLGIGREDMHQMAGLLRAMSGLYDQAARAAASL
- a CDS encoding TRAP transporter large permease subunit, translating into MLVMMTVLLVALLLLLGSGVWVAFSLMGLAWIAISQFSSVPTGDVMASDIWSASHSWELTALPMFIWMGEILFRSRLAEDMFSGLSPWMQRIPGRLLHTNVVGCGLFAAVSGSSAATCATMGKMSIPELTGRGYDERLVLGTLAGSATLGLLIPPSIILIVFAVATDQSIARLFMAGVLPGVMLITLFTGYLMLWSWRYPDKVPPADTRVSFREKLRASRRLIPLFSLIVGVIGSIYAGIASPTEAAAVGVVLSLLLAKLQGAMSRSIFTEALLGAVKTSTMIAFILAGASFLTAAMGFTGLPSDLAAWIATQGLSPMMLLAVLTVFFILMGCFLDGISVVVLTTSIMLPMVEAAGIDLIWFGIYLVIVVEMSQITPPVGFNLFVLQGMTGRNILHIARAALPFFGLMLLGVILITLFPQIVTYLPEAMGNR
- a CDS encoding TRAP transporter small permease → MSFRLRPIYDLGAYGAAFCLCLICTLITAQIVGRLVDKAAAQLGLDSLGLAIPGLSDISGFLLVGASFLGLAYTFVNGGHIRVTLLIGHLPAKVRVFIELWCLSLALLLSSYLAFYEYRLLADSIAFNETSYGLVPIPLWIPQGVMLAGTALFCLALFEAWLSTLTTALTRPATFTVDDGGHE
- a CDS encoding TRAP transporter substrate-binding protein, which produces MTAKTLASATLATLGMAAATLPLAINAQAATEWDMPTPYGDRTFHTVNIREFADDVREATDGELDITVHSNGSLIGHAEIKNSVRRGIVPAGELIMSRLANENPIFEVDSVPYLAANYEDAWTLWEASREIIGEELEQQGLRLLFAVPWPPQGIYAQQSIEKIEDLRNLKMRVYNSSSERLAGLANAVPTQVNNPDIPTAFSTGRVDAMVTSPTTGANSKAWDFLSHYNHAQLWLPKNMVIVSERAFSRLDETTQQAVLDAAETAEQRGWDMSRQETQDAVKVLEENGIAVSEPTPELAKALEGIGSMMTEEWVQRAGEQGMQILKAYRDAK
- the csiR gene encoding DNA-binding transcriptional regulator CsiR, with the protein product MAPSSPQDSSPHKRPAQQGEPRQNMGISAYAWLKQDIIRGVYQPGEKLLMSRLRERYALGISPLREALSQLVAEHLVVAISQRGYRVAPMSVEELDDIYDARAQLEALLVRLAIERGDDAWEAEVLAKAHTLAKVAEVHGPEEMLELWDRRHQAFHSALVEGCGSRQLLMARESLFDQAARYRHLWLCQTVFSDQALATKRQEHAALVDAILARDAERASELTLEHIMTPVPIITDLMQARGLV
- the glaH gene encoding glutarate dioxygenase GlaH, with product MTALTSFDTTLVPKPDPLEGFTLTPSAQSPRLLELTLHRGVVDAFLEAVAEWPVQALEYKSFLRFRVAKLLDDLCGNTLQPLLINTLVDRRTGGLLVTPEGLDRVEQAEDMVKVSTAVAHLMGRSNFDAMSGQYYARFVVKNVDESDSYLRQPHRVMELHNDGTFVEQDTDYVLMMKLDEQHMEGGNSLLLHLDDWEGLSRFYHHPLARREMRWTAPPSKKVDKDIYHAVFDVDRDGLPIMSYIDQFVQPKDFEEGNWLADLSDSLETSEHRLSVPVPVGSFLLLNNHFWLHGRDRFTPHPQLRRELMRQRGYFTHAKTLRQPRQR
- the lhgO gene encoding L-2-hydroxyglutarate oxidase translates to MYDFIILGGGILGMSTAMQLAKAYPDCRLLVVEKETGPAQHQTGHNSGVIHAGVYYTPGSLKARFCLEGNRATKAFCDAHDIRYDECGKLLVATNALEMERMQALWERTAANGLEREWLEADALYEREPNITGLGGIFVPSSGIVDYGEVTRAMAAEFERMGGEIRYSTEVVGIQEGSHEVVVETPEGAIPGKFLVTCSGLMADRVVRMLGETPDFTICPFRGEYYRLPEQHHQIVNHLIYPIPDPAMPFLGVHLTRMIDGSVTVGPNAVLALKREGYRKSDISLPDMARMFTHPGILKVLKANLRPGLIEMKNSLFKRGYLKEVRKYCPSLTLEDLEPYPAGVRAQAVSREGKLIDDFLFVDTRRTVNVCNAPSPAATSALPIGAHIVERVRQRLPQ